One window from the genome of Methanobrevibacter thaueri encodes:
- the csm5 gene encoding type III-A CRISPR-associated RAMP protein Csm5, whose protein sequence is MNSSYKCNLKVLSPVHVGSGEKYTASEYVKSKAKTKKGNVLNIIKRMDVSNYFLSLDDDKKEEFLRDLSNPNFNLKDFDSKIPNTYMKYRAINKSKKEISPTQEISEAIKTLNELYIPGTSIKGAIKSAILYYEIDDDLIQDISNNVLRNNGRVDNRSYTNFMNRIFSSRKAPTPAQGDIMKFLQVSDSSTIKSPTIYDVATVMASFRLGHNEFYTRNKHSREPTLSFLECIARGNNLSFEIKNNYDYDIFKRLGLDGKKHLIDMDNIKKAIYVFSRALINFEKEFAEDYNIDYLYKFYSNLEKQNSLDNPVLKLGAGSGFLSTTIGLKIKKYDENLFDKIKNGTRGKTYDYSFPKSRKITQVGGLPLGWVQFSFEEV, encoded by the coding sequence ATGAATTCAAGTTATAAATGCAATCTTAAAGTTTTATCTCCGGTTCATGTGGGCTCTGGTGAAAAATACACCGCTTCTGAATATGTGAAATCAAAAGCTAAAACTAAAAAAGGCAATGTTTTAAATATTATTAAAAGGATGGATGTTTCTAATTACTTTTTATCTCTTGATGATGATAAAAAAGAAGAATTTTTAAGAGATTTATCAAATCCTAACTTCAATTTAAAAGATTTTGATAGTAAAATTCCTAATACTTATATGAAGTATAGGGCAATTAACAAATCTAAAAAAGAAATCTCTCCAACACAAGAAATTAGTGAAGCTATTAAAACCTTAAATGAATTATATATTCCGGGGACATCTATTAAAGGCGCAATTAAATCTGCAATTTTATATTATGAAATTGATGATGATTTAATTCAAGACATTTCTAATAATGTTTTAAGAAATAACGGTAGAGTTGATAACAGAAGTTACACTAATTTCATGAATAGGATTTTCTCATCCAGAAAAGCTCCAACTCCTGCCCAAGGGGATATAATGAAATTTTTACAAGTTTCTGATTCAAGCACTATTAAATCACCAACTATTTATGATGTTGCCACAGTTATGGCCTCTTTCAGATTGGGACATAATGAGTTTTATACTAGAAATAAGCATTCTCGTGAACCGACTTTAAGTTTCCTTGAGTGTATTGCCAGAGGCAATAATCTTTCTTTTGAAATTAAGAACAATTATGATTATGATATTTTCAAAAGATTAGGTTTGGACGGTAAAAAGCATCTAATTGATATGGATAATATTAAAAAAGCAATTTATGTCTTTTCAAGGGCTTTAATTAATTTTGAAAAGGAATTTGCTGAGGATTATAATATTGATTATTTGTATAAATTCTACTCTAATTTAGAAAAACAAAACTCCTTAGACAATCCTGTTTTAAAATTGGGTGCAGGTTCTGGATTTTTATCTACAACCATTGGTTTAAAAATTAAAAAATACGACGAAAACTTATTTGATAAAATTAAAAATGGAACTAGAGGAAAAACATATGATTATTCATTCCCTAAATCCAGGAAAATCACTCAAGTTGGTGGTCTTCCTTTAGGTTGGGTCCAATTTTCATTTGAAGAGGTTTAG
- the csm4 gene encoding type III-A CRISPR-associated RAMP protein Csm4 — translation MLIYIKPLSTFPKLHSDTLFGALTYAISELYPNLVDEMINEFEENKPPFLISSTFPVIFNEGDKVKFYPKLIIGSDLSGIDSQIIKDYKKVDYIEEKLFYALINGELSEKDILNNYDDYYRFSNLLMGEKIDVDIGFGENILPNNSVNRLIHETKIFYTQGDSYKNLGLFFLVQIFNEDYSSILKSAIKFLKDRGFGRDISTGKGHFDFEIDETVTFDDGSDKNMFVTLSRFIPTEDDLKRINEYSYYEIGSKRGRDKTGEIRKQVRFFKEGSIFPNYQMNYGNIVKSGEINPAVEYGYAFPLRFNKEMK, via the coding sequence ATGTTGATTTATATTAAACCTTTATCAACATTTCCAAAATTACACTCTGATACTTTATTTGGAGCGTTAACATATGCAATAAGCGAGTTATATCCTAATTTAGTTGATGAGATGATTAATGAATTTGAAGAGAATAAACCACCATTTTTAATATCTTCAACATTTCCTGTAATTTTCAATGAAGGGGATAAAGTTAAATTTTATCCAAAATTAATTATTGGAAGTGATTTATCAGGTATTGATTCACAAATAATTAAAGATTATAAGAAAGTTGATTATATTGAAGAGAAACTTTTTTATGCCCTAATTAATGGAGAATTATCTGAAAAAGATATTTTAAATAATTATGATGATTATTACAGGTTTTCAAATTTATTAATGGGTGAAAAAATAGATGTTGACATTGGTTTTGGTGAAAATATACTTCCAAACAACAGCGTAAACAGATTAATCCACGAAACCAAGATATTTTATACACAAGGAGACAGTTATAAGAACTTGGGTTTATTTTTCCTTGTTCAAATATTTAATGAGGATTATTCAAGTATTCTCAAATCTGCAATTAAATTCTTAAAAGATCGTGGTTTTGGAAGGGATATCTCAACTGGAAAAGGTCATTTTGATTTTGAAATTGATGAAACGGTCACATTCGATGATGGTTCTGATAAAAACATGTTCGTTACACTTTCAAGATTCATTCCAACTGAGGATGATTTAAAAAGAATCAATGAATATTCTTACTATGAAATAGGCTCTAAAAGAGGTAGGGATAAAACCGGTGAAATTAGAAAGCAGGTAAGATTTTTCAAAGAAGGTTCAATATTCCCTAATTATCAAATGAATTATGGTAATATTGTTAAATCTGGTGAAATCAATCCTGCAGTTGAATATGGTTATGCTTTTCCATTAAGATTTAATAAGGAGATGAAATAA
- the csm3 gene encoding type III-A CRISPR-associated RAMP protein Csm3: protein MFRENYIIQGKIVCKTGLHIGGSSDAIDIGGSDNVVIRDSVTGNPFIPGSSLKGKLRFLTELNDKDSAQSVIDNDGKPADDPNCIASKLFGVSADESQNELKFPTRTIVRDSYPDEETLELWNNESLISGAELKYENTINRINSSANPRNIERIPKGSKFDFEIIFSVYEDDDENISYLLDAMRLLEDNYLGGSGSRGFGQIKFENIKLSKRTSDYYKENNDEEVIVESDDITEVINALK from the coding sequence ATGTTTCGTGAAAATTATATAATTCAAGGTAAAATTGTTTGTAAAACTGGTCTTCACATTGGTGGATCAAGTGATGCAATAGATATTGGTGGAAGTGACAATGTTGTTATTAGGGATTCAGTAACAGGAAACCCATTCATCCCTGGTTCATCTTTAAAAGGTAAACTTAGATTCTTAACAGAATTAAATGATAAAGATTCCGCTCAAAGTGTCATTGATAATGATGGTAAACCTGCTGATGATCCTAACTGTATTGCTTCTAAATTATTTGGTGTTTCAGCTGATGAAAGTCAAAATGAATTAAAATTCCCAACAAGAACCATTGTAAGGGATTCATATCCTGATGAGGAAACCTTGGAATTGTGGAATAATGAATCATTAATCAGTGGTGCTGAATTAAAATATGAAAACACCATTAATAGAATTAACTCCTCTGCAAATCCAAGAAACATTGAAAGAATCCCGAAAGGGTCCAAATTTGATTTTGAGATTATATTCTCTGTATATGAAGATGATGACGAAAACATTTCCTATCTTTTAGATGCAATGAGACTATTAGAAGATAACTATCTTGGAGGAAGTGGTTCAAGAGGTTTTGGTCAAATTAAATTTGAAAATATTAAATTATCAAAAAGAACAAGTGACTATTACAAAGAAAACAACGATGAAGAAGTAATTGTCGAATCAGATGATATAACTGAAGTAATCAATGCATTAAAATAG
- the csm2 gene encoding type III-A CRISPR-associated protein Csm2, with translation MSDINDVIGKINACGTLSEIPTKDFLDAETGYAHIVAKNSKKLNTTQLRKFFAALKKLEQKDTWDEIETEFYLLKPRMAVSVGRKNLPKPFYDVILAAMAKVDNVSDEEVIVKNFDIFVKFFEAIVAYHKYEEEVSKSQRRRY, from the coding sequence ATGTCAGATATTAATGATGTAATAGGAAAAATTAATGCTTGTGGTACATTAAGTGAAATCCCAACAAAGGATTTCCTTGATGCGGAAACAGGTTATGCGCATATTGTTGCAAAAAATTCTAAAAAATTAAACACAACTCAACTTAGAAAATTCTTTGCGGCATTAAAAAAATTAGAACAAAAGGACACTTGGGATGAAATTGAAACAGAATTTTATTTATTAAAACCAAGAATGGCAGTTTCAGTCGGTCGTAAAAACTTGCCGAAACCATTTTATGATGTAATTTTAGCAGCAATGGCTAAAGTAGATAATGTAAGTGATGAAGAGGTCATAGTGAAAAATTTTGATATTTTTGTTAAATTTTTCGAAGCAATCGTTGCATATCATAAATATGAAGAAGAAGTATCTAAAAGTCAAAGAAGGAGGTATTAG
- the cas10 gene encoding type III-A CRISPR-associated protein Cas10/Csm1 — protein sequence MDDYTNLKFASLFHDIGKFYQRADNLGKSNHAYDSKYEKLDASDYGSSGAHSKWSADFVKDYFDDMVEDLVLYHHNPSKSSFPDLCKILKKADEHSSKERIDADEKGDVLATPLTSVFSRISLSDEDHDEYYVPLVELDFTKGLHPQDKKTMSGWNLVPEYQQLWAKFVNEFKILSNINIESVLAILKKYSSTVPSAAYYSESDISLYDHLKTTLAIANCRYLFSKEDNLKQTDDQPVYRIINGDISGIQNFIYRVQTPEDAQSGMSKRLRGRSLYLTLLCEAIASKIINDLDLDSSNILFCGGGRFTIIAPDTAGTNEIIKKIDLEVNQTFIDKFNAELFLNIVSTPACGDDLANFDKVLANLALLLNENKKHKFINHLEDIFESDSRAVYDLCPVCGNESKGDLCDDCHEHEKLGGAVANAKYLIKYISQDKITDALYFDSLNIGYIFKKSKKDVIDLVNENADVNFTVYRLNDADFLDFVGEIDNENVSFDFKVLGNSIPNIHGKPLYFNHLAEISKGANKLGVLKMDVDNLGLIFSQGFKHLNDGEGGASISRISSLSFYLDLFFSGRINQIVDKFSFTTGLVDDVESAMVELDFEDKKEIVYKPRSEIPKGTGTSTIHINYSGGDDLLVVGPYDDIIEFAQEFRSRFKKWTANNKDINISAGISIVSPKFPIGKAAVMADDELEKSKDCGRDKITVFGETLNWESNGLEKGFDEIFDFAKYLEEKNESKEISRGFTHSLLNIWKNNFTKNNNISNETEWNRDIQKRLSTKSYIPLFKYKLRLIHNREIRDEIDKNGIKFMPWIKTPVSWVSLRLR from the coding sequence ATGGATGATTATACTAATTTGAAATTTGCTAGTCTATTCCACGATATTGGTAAATTTTACCAAAGAGCGGACAATCTGGGTAAATCTAATCATGCATATGATTCAAAATATGAGAAATTGGATGCAAGTGATTACGGTTCCTCAGGGGCTCATTCTAAATGGTCAGCAGATTTTGTAAAGGATTATTTTGATGATATGGTTGAGGATTTAGTTTTATACCATCACAATCCTTCAAAGTCCAGTTTTCCGGATTTATGTAAGATCCTTAAGAAGGCTGACGAGCATTCATCAAAGGAACGTATAGACGCTGATGAGAAAGGTGACGTTCTAGCCACTCCATTGACTTCTGTCTTTTCAAGGATTTCCTTAAGTGACGAGGACCATGATGAATATTATGTTCCTTTAGTTGAGCTGGATTTTACAAAAGGATTACATCCTCAGGATAAAAAGACAATGAGCGGTTGGAATCTTGTTCCTGAATATCAGCAGTTATGGGCTAAATTTGTAAATGAATTCAAGATTTTAAGTAATATAAACATTGAAAGTGTTCTTGCAATATTGAAGAAATACTCTTCAACTGTGCCGTCAGCGGCGTATTACTCCGAAAGTGACATTTCCCTATATGACCACTTGAAGACAACGCTTGCTATTGCAAATTGCAGATATTTATTCTCAAAAGAGGATAATTTAAAACAGACTGATGACCAACCGGTTTACAGGATTATTAATGGGGACATTTCAGGCATCCAAAATTTCATTTATCGTGTTCAAACACCTGAAGATGCTCAAAGCGGTATGAGTAAGCGACTGCGTGGACGTTCACTTTACTTAACACTTTTATGCGAGGCAATCGCATCGAAAATCATCAATGATTTGGATCTTGACTCTTCAAACATTCTTTTCTGTGGCGGTGGCCGATTTACAATTATTGCACCGGATACTGCGGGAACTAATGAAATAATTAAAAAAATTGACCTGGAAGTTAATCAAACTTTTATAGATAAATTCAATGCTGAATTATTCTTAAATATTGTTTCAACCCCTGCTTGCGGTGATGATTTAGCTAATTTTGATAAGGTTTTAGCCAATCTTGCCTTATTGTTAAATGAAAATAAAAAACATAAATTCATTAATCACTTAGAGGATATTTTTGAAAGTGATTCAAGGGCAGTCTATGATTTATGTCCGGTATGTGGAAATGAATCTAAGGGAGATTTATGTGATGATTGCCATGAGCATGAAAAGTTGGGAGGAGCTGTTGCAAACGCAAAATATCTAATTAAGTATATTTCACAGGATAAAATAACTGATGCATTGTACTTTGATAGCTTAAATATTGGTTATATCTTTAAAAAATCTAAAAAAGATGTTATTGATTTAGTCAATGAAAATGCTGATGTTAACTTCACAGTTTATAGATTAAATGATGCTGATTTTTTAGATTTTGTCGGTGAAATTGATAACGAAAACGTTTCATTTGACTTTAAGGTTCTTGGAAACAGCATTCCAAATATTCATGGAAAACCATTATACTTCAATCATCTTGCCGAAATCTCAAAAGGAGCTAATAAGCTTGGAGTATTAAAAATGGATGTTGATAATCTCGGTTTGATATTTTCACAAGGGTTTAAACACTTAAACGATGGTGAAGGTGGCGCAAGTATTTCTAGGATTTCCTCGTTAAGTTTCTATTTGGATTTATTCTTCTCCGGTCGTATTAATCAAATTGTTGATAAATTCTCATTTACAACAGGCCTTGTTGATGATGTAGAGTCTGCAATGGTTGAACTTGATTTTGAAGATAAAAAAGAAATTGTTTACAAGCCAAGAAGCGAAATTCCAAAAGGAACAGGCACTTCAACAATCCATATTAACTATTCCGGTGGAGATGACTTATTAGTTGTTGGTCCTTATGATGATATAATTGAATTTGCACAGGAATTTAGGAGTAGATTTAAAAAATGGACAGCAAATAATAAGGATATAAATATATCAGCAGGCATATCAATTGTTTCACCGAAATTTCCGATAGGAAAAGCTGCAGTTATGGCTGATGATGAACTTGAAAAATCAAAAGACTGCGGAAGAGATAAAATCACGGTATTTGGTGAAACTCTCAATTGGGAAAGTAATGGACTTGAAAAGGGTTTTGATGAAATATTTGATTTTGCTAAATATTTAGAGGAGAAGAATGAATCAAAAGAAATTTCTAGAGGTTTTACTCACTCATTACTAAATATTTGGAAGAATAATTTCACAAAAAACAATAATATTTCTAATGAAACAGAATGGAACAGGGATATTCAAAAAAGACTATCAACAAAATCATATATTCCATTATTTAAATATAAATTAAGATTAATTCATAATCGTGAAATACGAGACGAAATTGATAAAAACGGAATTAAATTCATGCCATGGATAAAAACTCCTGTGTCATGGGTTAGTTTAAGATTAAGGTGA